The Mustela nigripes isolate SB6536 unplaced genomic scaffold, MUSNIG.SB6536 HiC_scaffold_20, whole genome shotgun sequence genome has a segment encoding these proteins:
- the LOC132008036 gene encoding heat shock transcription factor, Y-linked-like yields the protein MAHVSSEIQDDSLKNGSTGSAASISSPLCDHTFTGDVDLRSMIEENAFQALSGGSLIKRPRYTFCVSEPDEDNDFLSLTFPRKLWKIVESDQFKSIWWDDKGTSIVIDEELFKKEVLERKAPFRIFETGSMKSLVRQLNLYGFSKMRQSFQRSASLADFLAEEKEVSVLSKLQFYHNPNFKRGCPQLLVRMKRRVGIKNASAVSLVQDINKKSCKGGDNVDSLNSGFVAKTSGERVCSNSTNLNLPLIRKPSPSQRIATTSPMRSDFSPATTSVRPIRPSEQVGMEQHAVLNQLTTFHMHSHSSYTQANGHIVNFVTTTTSTSQYHIISPLQSSYFGTMVEPSTFSTRYADLSASEARFSNLQPAGNPWFTIPMIADTSTASLSRSTHQPSSSYAHQTNYN from the exons ATGGCACATGTTTCTTCAGAAATTCAAGATGATTCTCTTAAAAATGGATCGACTGGTTCCGCAGCCTCCATTAGCTCTCCTTTGTGTGATCACACATTCACTGGAGATGTGGACCTGAGGTCTATGATTGAAGAAAATGCTTTTCAAGCCTTGTCAGGAGGATCCTTGATAAAAAGACCACGTTACACTTTCTGTGTCTCTGAACCAGATGAagataatgattttctttctctgacctttcccagaaaactttggaaaatagttgaAAGTGATCAATTCAAGTCAATTTGGTGGGATGACAAGGGAACTTCTATAGTGATTGATGAGGAACTTTTCAAGAAAGAAGTTTTGGAGAGAAAGGCTCCTTTCAGAATATTTGAAACTGGAAGTATGAAGAGTTTAGTTCGCCAGCTTAATCTTTATGGATTTAGTAAAATGCGACAGAGTTTTCAAAGATCTGCTTCTTTGGCTGACTTTctagcagaggaaaaagaagtctCTGTTTTAAGCaag tTACAGTTCTATCATAATCCAAATTTTAAACGAGGCTGCCCCCAACTTTTagtaagaatgaaaagaagagtCGGAATTAAAAATGCTTCTGCAGTATCACTAGTTCAagatatcaacaagaaatcctgCAAAGGAGGGGATAATGTGGACAGTCTTAATTCTGGTTTTGTTGCTAAAACTAGTGGAGAAAGGGTATGTTCAAACTCCACCAATTTAAATCTGCCTCTAATAAGGAAGCCTTCTCCCAGCCAGAGAATTGCTACAACTTCCCCCATGAGAAGTGATTTTTCTCCTGCAACAACATCAGTCAGACCAATCAGACCATCGGAACAAGTTGGAATGGAACAACATGCTGTTTTAAACCAGTTGACCACTTTTCACATGCACTCACATAGCAGCTACACTCAAGCAAATGGCCACATTGTAAACTTTGTTACAACTACAACTTCTACATCTCAGTACCATATCATATCTCCCTTACAGAGTAGTTATTTTGGAACAATGGTGGAGCCTTCTACTTTTTCAACTAGATATGCTGATTTGTCAGCTAGTGAGGCTCGTTTTTCTAACCTGCAACCAGCAGGCAACCCATGGTTCACAATACCAATGATAGCTGATACTTCTACTGCCTCACTTTCAAGGTCAACTCATCAACCCTCTTCATCATATGCACATCAAACTAATTATAACTGA